A genome region from Triticum aestivum cultivar Chinese Spring chromosome 2B, IWGSC CS RefSeq v2.1, whole genome shotgun sequence includes the following:
- the LOC123041028 gene encoding protein PELPK1, translating to MSNTMAPKNSAIFLLGLLLSCVAMSSAARILEETVLSQEEHQTEVPQIPKVELPSFPEVHLPPKPELPKVELPPVPEVHLPSKPELPKVELPPVPEVHLPPKPELPKVELPMFPEVHLPPKPEMPKVELPPKPEMPKVELPPKPEMPTVPVFHFPKPEAKP from the coding sequence ATGTCTAACACTATGGCTCCGAAAAACTCAgctatcttcctccttgggcttcttctctcaTGTGTGGCCATGAGTAGTGCGGCGAGAATCCTTGAGGAGACCGTTCTGTCCCAGGAAGAGCACCAGACCGAGGTGCCACAGATTCCCAAGGTAGAGCTTCCATCGTTCCCGGAAGTACACCTTCCACCTAAGCCTGAGCTTCCCAAAGTGGAGTTGCCGCCGGTCCCAGAGGTGCACCTGCCATCTAAGCCTGAGCTTCCCAAGGTGGAGCTGCCACCGGTCCCTGAGGTGCACCTGCCACCCAAgcctgagctgcccaaggtggaGCTGCCGATGTTTCCGGAGGTTCACTTGCCACCCAAGCCGGAGATGCCCAAGGTGGAGCTCCCGCCGAAGCCCGAGATGCCAAAGGTGGAGCTTCCACCAAAGCCCGAGATGCCCACTGTTCCCGTGTTCCACTTCCCAAAGCCAGAGGCCAAGCCATGA